A single window of Acetohalobium arabaticum DSM 5501 DNA harbors:
- a CDS encoding P-II family nitrogen regulator, with translation MKKVECIIRPEKLEELVVAVEQLGISGLNITQIAGYGNQKGQTDTYRGVEYEVKFKEKLKVEIVVDEEKVEDLVDKILSAARTGEVGDGKIFIYSIEEAVRIRTKEVGKEAI, from the coding sequence ATGAAAAAAGTAGAGTGTATTATTAGACCGGAGAAGTTAGAAGAGTTAGTAGTAGCTGTAGAACAGTTAGGAATTAGCGGTCTGAATATTACCCAGATCGCTGGCTATGGTAACCAGAAAGGTCAGACGGATACTTATCGCGGAGTAGAGTATGAGGTGAAATTTAAAGAGAAGTTAAAGGTAGAAATTGTTGTAGACGAAGAGAAAGTTGAAGACTTAGTAGATAAAATCCTGTCAGCAGCTAGAACTGGTGAAGTAGGCGACGGTAAAATATTTATTTATTCTATTGAAGAAGCAGTTCGAATTAGAACTAAAGAAGTCGGAAAAGAAGCAATTTAA
- a CDS encoding ammonium transporter, with translation MSRRVALLMLLVLMVVLLSPTALAATTAESNAVAIDTTWTLLAAFLVFFMQAGFAMVEAGFTRAKNAGNIIMKNIMDVSIGAVVYWICGFAFMFGVGNSFIGLDGFFLNGSYEHLGLNIPLEAFWVFQSVFAATAATIVSGAAAERTKYTGYLIYSIVISGVIYPVVGHWIWGGGWLSNMIDFAGSTVVHSVGGWAALAAAIVLGPRLGKYNKDGSANALPGHNLLMAALGVFILWFGWFGFNTGSTVAGTDLSIGSIAVTTNLAAAAGVVLAMLTSWIKYGKADVSMTLNGALAGLVGITAGTAAVDNVGAVIIGALSGILVVYAVELIDKLQADDPVGAVAVHGVCGAFGTLMVGLLATDGGLFYGGGLNLLLTQAKGVISVAVWTFSTSYILFKAVDLTIGMRVSEEEEKRGLDLTEHNSVSYPDFVPLHAKKSIKVSKQE, from the coding sequence ATGAGTAGAAGAGTAGCTCTATTAATGTTGTTAGTTTTGATGGTAGTTTTACTGTCGCCTACAGCTCTGGCAGCGACAACGGCTGAGAGTAATGCAGTAGCGATTGATACTACCTGGACTTTATTGGCAGCTTTCTTAGTCTTCTTTATGCAGGCTGGTTTCGCTATGGTAGAAGCCGGATTTACACGGGCTAAGAATGCAGGAAATATTATTATGAAGAATATTATGGATGTTTCTATTGGAGCGGTTGTCTATTGGATCTGTGGTTTTGCCTTTATGTTTGGTGTAGGGAATAGCTTTATTGGCCTAGACGGATTCTTTTTAAACGGTAGTTATGAACATCTCGGGTTAAACATTCCTTTAGAGGCTTTCTGGGTCTTTCAGTCTGTTTTTGCTGCTACAGCAGCAACAATTGTTTCTGGTGCAGCAGCAGAAAGAACTAAGTATACTGGCTATCTAATCTACAGTATTGTAATTAGCGGAGTCATTTATCCGGTAGTTGGCCACTGGATTTGGGGTGGGGGTTGGTTATCAAATATGATTGACTTTGCTGGCTCGACAGTTGTTCACTCAGTAGGCGGTTGGGCTGCTCTGGCAGCGGCAATAGTTTTAGGACCGCGGTTAGGTAAGTATAATAAAGATGGTTCAGCCAATGCTCTTCCCGGCCATAATTTATTAATGGCAGCTTTAGGAGTCTTTATTCTCTGGTTCGGCTGGTTCGGCTTTAATACCGGTAGTACTGTGGCCGGAACTGATTTAAGTATTGGCTCGATTGCAGTGACTACTAATCTAGCAGCAGCTGCAGGAGTAGTTTTAGCCATGCTTACTAGCTGGATTAAATATGGTAAAGCTGATGTCAGTATGACGCTTAACGGTGCTCTGGCCGGATTAGTAGGAATTACTGCCGGTACTGCTGCAGTTGATAATGTAGGAGCAGTTATTATCGGTGCATTATCAGGAATACTTGTAGTTTATGCAGTCGAACTTATAGATAAATTACAGGCTGATGATCCAGTTGGTGCAGTAGCGGTCCACGGTGTCTGTGGTGCTTTCGGTACCTTAATGGTAGGTCTATTAGCAACTGACGGTGGCCTATTTTATGGCGGGGGATTGAACCTATTATTAACCCAGGCGAAGGGAGTTATCAGTGTAGCAGTCTGGACCTTCTCTACTTCCTATATTCTCTTTAAGGCTGTTGATTTGACTATCGGTATGAGAGTATCCGAAGAAGAAGAGAAGAGAGGATTGGACTTAACGGAGCATAACTCTGTTTCCTATCCAGACTTTGTCCCACTGCATGCCAAAAAGAGTATTAAAGTCAGTAAGCAAGAATAG
- the glnA gene encoding type I glutamate--ammonia ligase, giving the protein MSSMTKEDVLQKAEELDVKFIRLQFTDILGVVKNVAITVDQLEEALEGEIMFDGSSIDGFTRIQESDMYLKPDFNTFTIFPWRPEAGGTVARLVCDVYNPNDEAFAGGPRNVLKKVLKEAEEMGYTMNVGPEPEFFLFEKTEDGRATIETHDQGGYFDLGPVDLGNDVRREIVLTLEKMGFEVEASHHEVAPGQHEIDFKYEEALRTADNIATFKFVVKSIANQYDVHATFMPKPIFGENGSGMHVHQSLFEGSENAFYDESDELGLSQTAKYYIGGLLKHAQALAAITNPTVNSYKRLVPGYEAPVYQAWSSANRSALIRIPSASGVGTRLELRNPDPTANPYLAIAVMLKAGLDGIKNEIEPPTEVVENIYDMTAEEKEELGIESLPVNINQAVQELLADEVIQDALGDHVLKHFVEAKQIEWDDYRTSVHQWELDNYLETF; this is encoded by the coding sequence ATGAGTAGTATGACTAAAGAAGATGTATTACAGAAAGCAGAGGAGTTGGATGTTAAGTTTATTCGCTTACAGTTTACGGATATTTTAGGAGTAGTTAAGAATGTAGCTATTACAGTAGATCAATTAGAGGAAGCGCTAGAAGGAGAGATAATGTTTGATGGTTCATCAATTGACGGTTTTACTCGGATTCAGGAATCGGATATGTACCTTAAGCCGGACTTCAATACATTTACTATCTTTCCCTGGCGGCCTGAAGCCGGCGGGACAGTAGCACGATTGGTCTGTGATGTCTATAATCCTAACGACGAAGCTTTCGCTGGTGGGCCGCGGAATGTACTAAAGAAGGTCTTAAAAGAAGCAGAAGAAATGGGTTATACCATGAATGTAGGGCCAGAACCGGAGTTCTTCTTATTCGAAAAGACGGAGGATGGTAGAGCTACTATAGAAACACATGACCAGGGAGGCTACTTCGATTTGGGTCCTGTAGATTTAGGCAATGATGTTCGTCGAGAGATAGTCTTGACTTTAGAGAAGATGGGCTTTGAAGTAGAGGCTTCCCATCATGAGGTAGCACCGGGGCAGCATGAGATTGACTTTAAATATGAAGAGGCTCTGCGGACGGCTGATAATATCGCTACTTTTAAATTTGTGGTTAAATCGATTGCTAATCAATATGACGTACATGCGACTTTTATGCCGAAGCCGATCTTTGGAGAGAATGGTTCCGGAATGCATGTTCACCAATCTTTATTTGAAGGCAGCGAAAATGCCTTTTATGATGAAAGCGATGAGTTAGGCTTAAGCCAGACGGCAAAATACTATATCGGTGGTTTATTAAAGCATGCTCAAGCGCTAGCAGCAATTACTAATCCAACAGTTAATTCTTATAAACGCTTAGTACCTGGCTATGAAGCACCAGTCTATCAGGCATGGTCTAGTGCTAACCGCAGTGCCTTGATTCGAATACCATCGGCTAGTGGAGTAGGAACCCGTTTAGAGCTTAGAAATCCAGACCCTACAGCTAATCCTTATTTAGCAATTGCTGTGATGTTAAAGGCAGGGCTAGATGGAATTAAAAACGAGATTGAACCGCCGACAGAGGTCGTGGAAAATATTTATGATATGACTGCTGAAGAGAAAGAGGAGTTAGGTATTGAAAGCTTACCTGTCAATATTAATCAGGCAGTACAGGAACTACTGGCTGATGAAGTAATCCAGGATGCTCTAGGTGATCATGTCCTCAAACACTTTGTTGAGGCTAAGCAGATAGAGTGGGATGATTATAGAACTTCTGTCCACCAGTGGGAGTTAGATAATTATTTAGAGACATTTTAA
- a CDS encoding NAD+ synthase: protein MLDKNYQKVIYKLQNWIQDKVESAGCQGAVVGLSGGIDSSVTAVLSKMAFPKRTLGLIMPCESNSQDRRDAQLVADEFDIDYEIVDLNNTLNTLLSAVDNFDDKMPKANIKPRLRMTVLYYYGQLRNSLVIGTDNRSELKLGYFTKHGDGGIDLAPMGNLVKTEVREVAKLLEIPNRIINKAPSAGLWADQTDESELGLSYEEIDRYILTGEADEQVKRKVESLAEENSHKLQLPPIPEF from the coding sequence ATGTTAGATAAGAATTATCAGAAAGTAATTTATAAACTTCAAAATTGGATACAGGACAAGGTGGAATCAGCAGGCTGTCAGGGGGCAGTGGTTGGGTTATCTGGCGGAATAGATTCATCGGTAACAGCAGTCTTGTCCAAGATGGCTTTTCCTAAACGAACCTTAGGGTTGATTATGCCCTGTGAAAGTAATTCGCAGGATCGGCGCGATGCGCAATTAGTAGCTGATGAGTTTGATATCGATTATGAAATAGTAGATCTGAATAATACGCTTAATACATTATTGTCTGCGGTGGATAATTTTGATGATAAAATGCCTAAGGCTAATATAAAGCCTAGATTGAGGATGACAGTCTTATATTATTATGGCCAATTAAGAAATAGTCTAGTTATTGGCACCGATAACCGTAGTGAATTAAAGTTGGGTTACTTCACTAAGCACGGTGATGGAGGGATTGATTTAGCTCCAATGGGTAATCTGGTAAAAACAGAAGTTAGGGAGGTGGCTAAGCTGTTAGAAATTCCGAATAGAATCATCAATAAAGCTCCTTCGGCTGGATTATGGGCCGATCAGACTGATGAGTCAGAGCTGGGTCTTAGCTATGAAGAGATAGATCGTTATATTTTAACTGGCGAAGCCGATGAACAGGTTAAGAGGAAAGTAGAAAGTTTAGCGGAGGAGAATAGTCATAAGCTGCAGCTGCCCCCAATTCCTGAGTTTTAA
- the asnB gene encoding asparagine synthase (glutamine-hydrolyzing), with the protein MCGIAGWIDWKVNMNQQRSIVEEMGKTLECRGPDEKGAWFTENVGFAHRRLIVIDPEGGKQPMIKKHQGNTYVITYNGELYNTQELRRRLKTKGYEFNSHSDTEVLLTSYIEWGEECVKHLNGIFAFGIWDQKRESLYLARDRIGVKPLFYTQQQDRLIFGSELKALLAHPDIEAEIDTDGLGQIFVMGPARTPGNGVFCGIDEVKPGHYLVYDRDGLRKCQYWNLESKQHTDTAEETVHRVRELFVDTVERQLVSDVPICTLLSGGLDSSAITAVASKALQEAGKGQLHTYSVDYEGNDEHFESNEFQPDADNVWVERVSNYLGTKHHSVILDNSRLAEMLPAGVTARDLPGMADIDTSLYLFSRAIKEDFTVAVSGECADEIFGGYPWYHREEALQADTFPWSRNLEDRVRLLDNNLAARIKPQEYMQAKYQQALEEVPRLPGEEGKNARMREMFYLNLTRWMPTLLDRKDRMSMLTGLEIRVPFCDHRLVEYVWNIPWSMKNYGGNRKGILREALKGILPEDVRLRPKNPYPKTFNPDYFAAVRDWLLEILDTPNAPLLELIDVAAVRKLTKADQDFDIPWFGQLMRLPQLFAYLIQVNTWLEEYNVSIK; encoded by the coding sequence ATGTGTGGTATTGCAGGCTGGATAGACTGGAAAGTTAATATGAATCAGCAGCGATCTATTGTAGAAGAGATGGGAAAGACTTTAGAATGCCGCGGACCTGATGAAAAAGGAGCATGGTTTACTGAAAATGTTGGTTTTGCTCATAGGCGGCTGATTGTAATTGATCCTGAAGGTGGAAAACAGCCAATGATAAAAAAACACCAAGGTAATACATATGTGATTACTTATAATGGAGAACTATATAATACGCAGGAATTGAGAAGAAGATTGAAGACTAAAGGATATGAATTTAATAGTCACTCTGATACTGAGGTACTACTTACATCTTATATTGAATGGGGAGAAGAATGTGTTAAACATTTAAATGGTATCTTTGCTTTTGGTATCTGGGATCAGAAGAGAGAGTCATTATATCTGGCCCGGGATCGGATTGGAGTTAAGCCGCTTTTTTATACTCAACAGCAGGATAGATTAATATTTGGGTCTGAATTGAAGGCATTGTTAGCCCATCCTGATATAGAAGCAGAGATTGATACTGATGGATTGGGTCAGATCTTTGTCATGGGGCCGGCCCGGACTCCAGGTAATGGCGTTTTTTGTGGAATAGATGAAGTAAAGCCGGGACATTATCTAGTTTATGATCGTGATGGGTTAAGAAAGTGTCAATATTGGAATCTAGAAAGCAAACAGCATACAGATACTGCAGAAGAGACGGTGCATAGGGTAAGAGAATTATTTGTAGATACAGTTGAACGTCAATTAGTATCTGATGTCCCTATCTGTACTCTGTTATCCGGTGGTCTTGATTCCAGTGCTATTACAGCAGTAGCCAGTAAAGCATTACAAGAGGCTGGTAAGGGACAGTTGCATACTTATTCGGTAGATTATGAAGGAAATGATGAACATTTTGAGTCTAATGAATTTCAGCCAGATGCTGATAATGTCTGGGTAGAACGCGTTTCTAACTACCTAGGGACTAAGCATCATTCTGTAATTTTGGATAATTCCCGGCTGGCAGAAATGCTGCCGGCAGGAGTTACTGCCCGGGATCTGCCGGGGATGGCTGATATAGATACGTCGCTTTATCTCTTTAGCCGGGCGATTAAAGAGGACTTTACTGTGGCTGTTTCCGGCGAGTGTGCCGATGAAATTTTCGGTGGATACCCTTGGTATCATAGAGAGGAAGCACTGCAGGCTGATACGTTTCCCTGGTCGCGGAACCTAGAGGATAGAGTTAGGCTCTTAGATAATAACTTGGCTGCCCGAATTAAGCCGCAGGAATATATGCAGGCTAAGTATCAGCAAGCGTTAGAAGAAGTGCCTCGATTGCCGGGTGAAGAAGGGAAAAATGCCCGGATGCGGGAAATGTTTTATCTCAATCTCACCCGCTGGATGCCGACGTTGTTAGACCGCAAAGATCGAATGAGTATGCTTACTGGTTTAGAGATTAGAGTTCCTTTCTGCGACCATCGGCTTGTGGAGTATGTCTGGAATATCCCCTGGTCGATGAAGAATTACGGCGGTAACCGCAAGGGGATTTTGCGGGAGGCTCTAAAGGGAATTCTGCCTGAGGATGTGCGGCTGAGACCAAAGAATCCATATCCTAAAACCTTTAATCCCGACTACTTTGCAGCAGTAAGGGATTGGCTGTTAGAGATTCTAGATACCCCTAATGCTCCTTTACTTGAATTAATAGATGTGGCTGCTGTACGAAAGTTAACTAAGGCAGATCAGGATTTCGATATTCCCTGGTTTGGGCAGCTGATGCGCCTACCGCAGCTATTTGCTTACTTAATTCAGGTTAATACCTGGCTAGAAGAGTATAATGTCAGTATTAAGTAG
- a CDS encoding 2-hydroxyacid dehydrogenase gives MKIVMLEPLAVKEEIINELKANLEEQDHEFVAYDNRIEDEDVIIDRASEADALIITNLPLSERVIEACSNLKLISVAFTGVDHIDLEACQKQGVTVCNAPGYSTHSVAELAIGFMITVMRNMVPCDVATRKGKTRTGLIGNELKGKKLGIIGTGSIGLRVAEIGKVFGCELLGYNRSEKEQAKELGLEYVNLDTLMKESDIISLHLPHTEETKGMIDKEKISLMKESSIFINVARGPIVDNEALAAALKEGHIAGAGIDVFEMEPPIPQDHPLLNAPNTVVTPHVAFATPEAFYRRANTVFDNIESWLQDNPQNVMN, from the coding sequence ATGAAAATAGTAATGTTAGAGCCATTAGCAGTCAAAGAGGAAATTATCAATGAGCTTAAAGCAAACTTAGAAGAACAAGACCATGAATTTGTAGCTTATGATAATAGAATTGAAGATGAAGACGTGATAATTGATAGAGCTTCCGAGGCTGACGCATTAATCATTACCAATTTACCCTTATCTGAAAGAGTTATTGAGGCCTGTTCCAATCTTAAATTGATTTCTGTTGCTTTTACAGGAGTAGACCATATAGACCTAGAAGCATGCCAAAAACAGGGAGTCACAGTCTGTAATGCTCCTGGTTACTCAACTCATTCAGTAGCTGAATTAGCAATAGGATTTATGATCACTGTAATGAGAAATATGGTTCCATGTGATGTTGCTACCAGAAAAGGAAAAACTAGAACAGGATTAATAGGTAATGAACTCAAAGGAAAAAAGTTAGGAATAATTGGAACAGGAAGTATAGGGCTAAGAGTAGCTGAAATAGGTAAGGTCTTTGGATGTGAATTACTTGGATATAATCGATCTGAAAAAGAACAGGCCAAAGAATTAGGACTTGAATATGTAAATTTAGATACTCTAATGAAAGAATCTGATATAATAAGCTTACATCTTCCCCATACTGAAGAAACTAAAGGAATGATAGATAAAGAAAAGATTAGTCTAATGAAAGAATCAAGCATCTTCATCAATGTAGCTCGAGGCCCTATTGTAGATAATGAAGCACTAGCAGCTGCCCTAAAAGAAGGCCACATCGCCGGAGCAGGTATTGATGTATTTGAAATGGAACCCCCTATTCCACAAGACCACCCGCTGCTTAATGCCCCTAATACAGTGGTAACTCCTCACGTTGCCTTTGCCACTCCAGAAGCTTTTTATAGAAGAGCCAATACAGTATTCGACAATATTGAATCCTGGTTGCAGGATAATCCCCAAAATGTAATGAACTAA
- a CDS encoding amidohydrolase: protein MKTLADLILYNGKIITLDGTDRIVEAVAVNKEEIIAVGTNEEIKEFMTDNTQQLNLEGKTVVPGFIDSHVHFVQTGLNKLFLNFTGVDSREEMLNLIKNRAQKLPAGEWIYGVGFDEENFADPQPPTRWQLDKLVPDNPAWFSRVDCHSCVVNSKALQLLNMPRNILGLDRDRKGRVTGVIRNKANFEVRNWVLGNIPNRKRMKAIQVATRLALEVGITTIHSMEGGGLFSELDLQLLLEVKDENPLDIVLFNQTMDVDRVLSLGLDRIGGCIALDGSIGSRTAALIEPYADEPTTRARLYHSQKRINEFVTTAHKAGLQIAVHAIGSRAIDQILEAYQVAQKEYPRDNPRHRVEHNELINQQQINKAKELGVTLSMQPAFEYYWGGSAGMYSTRLGEKRAKRTNPFRDIIDANCLMIGGSDSDVTPMDPLLGIHGAVNHSNPTQQLTIKEALKLFTINPAKAAFEADIKGSIEVGKAANLTVLNRDILTVPSDEIKDIEVMKTIIKGRIHYARY from the coding sequence GTGAAGACATTAGCTGATCTTATTCTGTATAACGGAAAGATTATTACTTTAGATGGAACAGATAGGATAGTCGAAGCAGTTGCAGTTAATAAAGAAGAGATTATTGCTGTAGGAACTAACGAGGAGATAAAGGAATTTATGACTGATAATACCCAACAGCTTAATCTCGAGGGGAAGACTGTAGTGCCTGGCTTTATCGATAGCCATGTTCACTTTGTACAGACCGGTTTGAATAAGTTATTCTTAAACTTTACTGGCGTAGATAGTCGAGAAGAGATGTTGAATTTAATCAAGAATAGAGCCCAAAAATTACCAGCTGGAGAATGGATTTATGGCGTCGGGTTTGATGAAGAGAATTTTGCTGATCCACAGCCGCCTACTAGATGGCAGTTAGATAAGCTGGTTCCTGATAATCCTGCCTGGTTTAGCAGAGTTGACTGTCATTCCTGTGTGGTGAATAGTAAGGCTTTGCAGTTGCTGAATATGCCGCGTAATATTTTAGGCTTAGATAGAGATAGAAAAGGTAGGGTGACAGGAGTTATCAGAAATAAGGCTAACTTTGAAGTGAGAAACTGGGTATTAGGCAATATTCCTAATAGAAAGCGGATGAAGGCAATACAAGTTGCTACTAGGTTGGCTTTGGAGGTCGGGATTACTACTATTCATAGTATGGAAGGCGGAGGCCTATTTAGTGAATTGGATTTACAATTGTTGCTGGAAGTTAAAGACGAAAATCCTTTGGATATAGTACTCTTTAATCAAACTATGGATGTAGACAGGGTTTTAAGTTTAGGATTGGATAGAATCGGAGGTTGTATTGCTTTAGATGGTTCAATTGGTTCCCGAACAGCAGCCTTAATAGAGCCGTATGCCGATGAACCTACTACTAGAGCGCGGTTATATCACAGCCAGAAAAGAATTAATGAATTTGTAACTACAGCCCATAAAGCAGGACTACAGATTGCAGTCCATGCTATTGGCAGCCGGGCTATTGACCAGATATTAGAAGCTTATCAAGTAGCCCAGAAAGAGTATCCGAGGGATAATCCTAGACATAGAGTAGAACATAATGAATTGATCAATCAACAACAGATAAATAAGGCTAAAGAATTAGGAGTAACGCTTTCTATGCAGCCGGCATTTGAGTATTATTGGGGCGGAAGCGCTGGTATGTATAGTACTCGATTAGGAGAAAAAAGAGCCAAAAGAACAAATCCCTTTCGTGATATTATAGATGCTAATTGTTTGATGATCGGAGGCTCTGATAGCGATGTAACGCCGATGGATCCATTATTGGGGATTCATGGAGCAGTAAACCATTCCAATCCTACTCAACAGTTAACTATAAAAGAAGCATTAAAGCTGTTTACTATTAATCCAGCTAAGGCAGCTTTTGAAGCAGATATAAAAGGAAGTATCGAAGTAGGAAAAGCGGCTAATTTGACTGTTTTGAATCGGGATATACTAACAGTTCCTTCAGATGAGATTAAAGATATTGAAGTGATGAAGACAATTATTAAGGGCAGGATCCATTATGCGCGGTATTAA